The following proteins come from a genomic window of Dermacentor albipictus isolate Rhodes 1998 colony chromosome 8, USDA_Dalb.pri_finalv2, whole genome shotgun sequence:
- the LOC135915639 gene encoding allatostatin-A receptor-like isoform X2 translates to MYRYTENPSYAAEDHKRDAESATPAGVVQHYGSSDPIKFLATLVKQTAAAAASNLCNGTASPLSCGGDSRNVTPDAAYLDGEDDDFFEYPGNRAVEEVLGIVVPILFGAIAVIGFFGNALVVLVVLCNPQMRSTTNILIINLAMADLLFIVFCVPFTGWDYTLNYWPFGDVWCRVVQYLVIVCAYASIYTLVLMSLDRFLAVVHPITSMSVRTERNAYLAILLTWVVILLACIPALFAHGMIVLNDSFSSCTFRVDLGYNIAAFQISFFMSSFVIPLALIFVLYVLMLKRLWFGTAPGGRVSAESVRSKKRVTRLVVVVVVVFAVCWCPVQVVLVLKSVDIYGLPMNPPRIVVQIASQILAYTNSCVNPFLYAFLSDNFRKSFRKVIFCYRKTPAAVGSCPTRTRGEEIDFAERETLANPANKAPKIMNDIL, encoded by the exons ATGTACAGGTACACCGAAAACCCTTCGTATGCAGCTGAAGACCACAAGCGCGATGCCGAGTCAGCGACGCCTGCCGGCGTCGTCCAGCACTACGGGAGTTCCGATCCAATCAAGTTCCTGGCGACGCTCGTCAAACagaccgcggccgccgcggcctcgAACCTCTGCAACGGCACCGCGTCACCACTGTCTTGCGGCGGTGACTCCAGGAACGTGACTCCCGATGCCGCGTACTTAGACGGCGAGGACGATGACTTCTTCGAGTACCCCGGGAACAGGGCGGTGGAAGAGGTGCTGGGCATCGTGGTGCCCATCCTGTTCGGTGCCATCGCCGTGATCGGGTTCTTCGGCAACGCGCTCGTGGTCCTGGTCGTGCTGTGCAATCCGCAGATGCGTTCCACCACGAACATTCTCATCATTAACCTCGCCATGGCCGACCTGCTCTTCATCGTCTTCTGCGTCCCCTTCACGGGCTGGGACTACACCCTCAACTACTGGCCCTTCGGCGACGTCTGGTGTCGCGTGGTGCAGTACCTCGTGATCGTGTGCGCGTACGCGAGCATATACACGCTGGTGCTGATGTCGCTGGACCGGTTCCTGGCCGTGGTCCACCCGATCACCTCCATGTCGGTGAGGACGGAGCGAAACGCGTACCTGGCCATCCTCCTCACCTGGGTCGTCATCCTGCTCGCTTGCATTCCCGCGCTCTTCGCCCACGGCATGATTGTCCTCAACGACAGTTTCTCCTCCTGCACCTTCCGGGTGGACCTGGGATACAACATCGCGGCTTTTCAGATATCCTTCTTCATGTCCTCCTTTGTGATTCCGCTGGCGCTCATATTCGTACTTTACGTCCTGATGCTCAAGAGGCTTTGGTTTGGAACGGCGCCCGGAGGCAGGGTCAGCGCGGAGAGCGTGCGATCCAAGAAACGGGTCACCCGACTCGTAGTGGTGGTGGTCGTCGTGTTCGCCGTTTGCTGGTGTCCTGTTCAG gTGGTGCTCGTGCTGAAGAGTGTGGACATCTACGGGCTGCCGATGAACCCTCCGCGCATTGTGGTGCAGATCGCTTCGCAGATTCTGGCGTACACGAACTCCTGTGTGAACCCGTTCCTCTACGCTTTCCTCTCGGACAACTTCCGCAAGAGCTTCCGGAAAGTCATCTTCTGCTACCGGAAGACGCCGGCGGCGGTCGGCTCCTGCCCGACGCGGACGCGGGGGGAGGAGATCGATTTCGCCGAGCGAGAGACGCTTGCCAACCCTGCGAACAAGGCTCCCAAAATCATGAACGACATCCTGTAA
- the LOC135915639 gene encoding allatostatin-A receptor-like isoform X1, with translation MSVSALVSWPPTTQSYSCEPEQQEPCPVEDCVMYRYTENPSYAAEDHKRDAESATPAGVVQHYGSSDPIKFLATLVKQTAAAAASNLCNGTASPLSCGGDSRNVTPDAAYLDGEDDDFFEYPGNRAVEEVLGIVVPILFGAIAVIGFFGNALVVLVVLCNPQMRSTTNILIINLAMADLLFIVFCVPFTGWDYTLNYWPFGDVWCRVVQYLVIVCAYASIYTLVLMSLDRFLAVVHPITSMSVRTERNAYLAILLTWVVILLACIPALFAHGMIVLNDSFSSCTFRVDLGYNIAAFQISFFMSSFVIPLALIFVLYVLMLKRLWFGTAPGGRVSAESVRSKKRVTRLVVVVVVVFAVCWCPVQVVLVLKSVDIYGLPMNPPRIVVQIASQILAYTNSCVNPFLYAFLSDNFRKSFRKVIFCYRKTPAAVGSCPTRTRGEEIDFAERETLANPANKAPKIMNDIL, from the exons TGTCTCCGCCTTGGTATCCTGGCCACCGACGACTCAAAGCTACTCCTGTGAACCAGAGCAGCAAGAGCCCTGCCCAGTAGAAGACTGTGTCATGTACAGGTACACCGAAAACCCTTCGTATGCAGCTGAAGACCACAAGCGCGATGCCGAGTCAGCGACGCCTGCCGGCGTCGTCCAGCACTACGGGAGTTCCGATCCAATCAAGTTCCTGGCGACGCTCGTCAAACagaccgcggccgccgcggcctcgAACCTCTGCAACGGCACCGCGTCACCACTGTCTTGCGGCGGTGACTCCAGGAACGTGACTCCCGATGCCGCGTACTTAGACGGCGAGGACGATGACTTCTTCGAGTACCCCGGGAACAGGGCGGTGGAAGAGGTGCTGGGCATCGTGGTGCCCATCCTGTTCGGTGCCATCGCCGTGATCGGGTTCTTCGGCAACGCGCTCGTGGTCCTGGTCGTGCTGTGCAATCCGCAGATGCGTTCCACCACGAACATTCTCATCATTAACCTCGCCATGGCCGACCTGCTCTTCATCGTCTTCTGCGTCCCCTTCACGGGCTGGGACTACACCCTCAACTACTGGCCCTTCGGCGACGTCTGGTGTCGCGTGGTGCAGTACCTCGTGATCGTGTGCGCGTACGCGAGCATATACACGCTGGTGCTGATGTCGCTGGACCGGTTCCTGGCCGTGGTCCACCCGATCACCTCCATGTCGGTGAGGACGGAGCGAAACGCGTACCTGGCCATCCTCCTCACCTGGGTCGTCATCCTGCTCGCTTGCATTCCCGCGCTCTTCGCCCACGGCATGATTGTCCTCAACGACAGTTTCTCCTCCTGCACCTTCCGGGTGGACCTGGGATACAACATCGCGGCTTTTCAGATATCCTTCTTCATGTCCTCCTTTGTGATTCCGCTGGCGCTCATATTCGTACTTTACGTCCTGATGCTCAAGAGGCTTTGGTTTGGAACGGCGCCCGGAGGCAGGGTCAGCGCGGAGAGCGTGCGATCCAAGAAACGGGTCACCCGACTCGTAGTGGTGGTGGTCGTCGTGTTCGCCGTTTGCTGGTGTCCTGTTCAG gTGGTGCTCGTGCTGAAGAGTGTGGACATCTACGGGCTGCCGATGAACCCTCCGCGCATTGTGGTGCAGATCGCTTCGCAGATTCTGGCGTACACGAACTCCTGTGTGAACCCGTTCCTCTACGCTTTCCTCTCGGACAACTTCCGCAAGAGCTTCCGGAAAGTCATCTTCTGCTACCGGAAGACGCCGGCGGCGGTCGGCTCCTGCCCGACGCGGACGCGGGGGGAGGAGATCGATTTCGCCGAGCGAGAGACGCTTGCCAACCCTGCGAACAAGGCTCCCAAAATCATGAACGACATCCTGTAA